In a single window of the Orbaceae bacterium lpD04 genome:
- the kdsB gene encoding 3-deoxy-manno-octulosonate cytidylyltransferase, with product MSYTVVIPARYASTRLPGKPLADIAGKPMVVRVMEQAKQSCADRVIVATDNQLVFDVVSSFGGEVVLTSEKHNSGTERLAEVINLCKFNDDDIIVNVQGDEPLIPPVIIDQVAKNLIKYKTGMATLAVPISTAQEAFNPGAVKVVTDKDGYALYFSRATIPWERDRFAVNKDSIADFYLRHIGIYAYRAGFIRKYINWQPSMLEQIEMLEQLRVLWYGEKIHVAVAQEVPAIGVDTQEDLDNVRQIYTNR from the coding sequence ATGAGCTATACAGTTGTTATTCCTGCTCGCTATGCATCAACTCGTTTGCCTGGCAAACCGCTTGCTGATATTGCGGGTAAACCGATGGTTGTTCGTGTTATGGAACAAGCTAAACAGAGCTGTGCCGATAGAGTTATTGTTGCAACGGATAACCAGCTAGTTTTTGATGTTGTATCATCATTTGGTGGTGAAGTCGTTTTGACTAGTGAAAAACATAATTCTGGTACCGAGCGCTTAGCCGAAGTTATCAATTTATGTAAGTTTAATGATGATGATATCATTGTTAATGTTCAAGGTGATGAGCCACTAATTCCGCCTGTGATCATAGATCAAGTTGCTAAAAATTTAATTAAATATAAAACAGGTATGGCAACACTTGCAGTTCCAATTAGTACTGCTCAAGAGGCATTTAATCCCGGTGCAGTTAAAGTTGTCACAGATAAAGACGGCTATGCTCTCTACTTTTCGCGTGCTACTATTCCTTGGGAACGAGATCGCTTTGCTGTAAATAAAGATTCAATTGCTGATTTTTATTTACGTCATATTGGGATCTATGCGTATAGAGCGGGTTTTATTCGGAAATATATTAACTGGCAGCCAAGCATGCTTGAGCAAATAGAAATGCTAGAGCAATTAAGAGTTCTTTGGTATGGGGAAAAAATCCACGTAGCAGTTGCGCAAGAAGTTCCAGCAATAGGTGTAGATACTCAGGAAGATTTAGACAATGTAAGACAAATTTATACTAATCGTTAA
- a CDS encoding Trm112 family protein codes for MKEKLLSSIACPKCFGKLEYNEQSQSLTCPKDGLIYAISDGIPVLLENEAQTSDLKEPE; via the coding sequence ATGAAAGAAAAATTACTTAGCTCTATCGCATGCCCTAAATGTTTTGGGAAGCTTGAATACAATGAACAATCTCAAAGTCTTACTTGTCCTAAAGATGGGTTAATTTATGCTATTAGTGATGGGATCCCCGTTTTGCTAGAAAATGAAGCTCAGACGTCAGATCTTAAGGAGCCGGAATGA
- a CDS encoding DNA internalization-related competence protein ComEC/Rec2, translating to MNGKIFYDLYYFCFSISCLALLFLAKLPTTQISSILLGILIFIVIFNLFFNNKIIIVGGILLCGFLWSTQNGLDYLATVEPYIDKKITILAIVKSIKITQDNSPDSRDHYYVNFEIKEINQKLIDQRLTISLLWNNNIIPAAGERWQLKVKTKVTHSNLNQGGFDSQRFNIANRSLLVGTIDDATQIESTKNVRQQLVDKTLLYVNLFDYGDLMLALAFGERSRLTFEHKNVMYQTGIAHLMAISGMHIILVVFLVNRLIKSVQFLLPIKLIFYWFPLLSAFTIAAFYAWLVGLNPPVMRAILALFIWLVLRFYKKSLNSWQVINRIIAILLFFDPLMILSESFWLSCYAVICLIFIAQWLPTLKKTCVKQSYLWQLLKLQCLLTFLLLPIQFFIFNGISSVAIIANLIAIPIISLITFPFILIMMIMSFFDCSYLAIWFAIMADLSLNGIFYLLEKLSGYWLYISSQYYLFSYIGWLIFIFYRVGIWRRNKILFLLVIVFMLSPVIKQRAEQWQIDMLDVGHGLAIVIRKGSSAILYDTGAKWQNGSAAEQIILPFIRWHNLSIEGIIISHEHNDHIGGLTTIKMHYPDAWVMSSSTKLNNDYLCKSGNTFYWRDLMLLILWPNELSESTLNAQSCVVKISDGKNTILLTGDLEKKQEQQLILHHKELLFSTILQIPHHGSNTSSHYAFLAKVNPKISIGSISRYNPWKLPAKKVLNRYNELKLDYYLTSYFGQVSILFYPDKLVVNTMRREIKSRWYHDWFGALPN from the coding sequence TTGAATGGTAAAATATTTTATGATTTATACTATTTTTGCTTTTCAATTAGTTGTTTAGCATTATTATTTTTAGCAAAATTACCTACAACTCAAATAAGTTCCATTTTATTAGGCATTCTTATTTTCATCGTTATTTTTAATCTATTTTTTAATAATAAAATTATTATAGTGGGTGGAATTTTATTATGTGGTTTTTTATGGTCTACCCAAAATGGGTTAGATTACTTAGCAACAGTCGAGCCATATATTGATAAAAAAATCACGATTCTAGCTATAGTCAAAAGTATAAAAATCACTCAAGATAATAGTCCAGATAGCCGCGATCATTATTATGTTAATTTTGAAATCAAGGAAATAAATCAAAAGTTAATAGATCAACGATTAACTATATCATTGTTATGGAATAATAATATTATTCCTGCAGCAGGCGAGAGGTGGCAACTAAAAGTAAAAACAAAAGTTACACACAGTAATCTTAATCAAGGCGGCTTTGACAGCCAACGATTTAATATAGCTAATCGTAGCTTATTAGTTGGTACAATAGATGATGCAACTCAAATAGAAAGCACTAAAAATGTTAGGCAACAGCTCGTTGATAAAACATTATTGTATGTTAATTTATTTGATTATGGTGACCTAATGCTTGCTTTAGCATTTGGTGAACGTTCAAGGCTAACTTTTGAACATAAAAATGTCATGTATCAAACAGGTATAGCTCATTTAATGGCTATCTCAGGTATGCATATTATATTAGTTGTTTTTTTAGTTAACAGACTAATAAAAAGCGTGCAGTTTTTATTACCTATTAAATTAATATTTTATTGGTTCCCGTTACTTAGCGCATTTACTATTGCTGCATTCTATGCTTGGCTTGTCGGGCTTAATCCCCCAGTAATGCGAGCAATACTTGCTTTATTTATATGGTTAGTATTACGCTTTTATAAAAAGTCATTGAATTCTTGGCAGGTTATTAATCGTATTATCGCGATATTACTATTTTTTGATCCCTTAATGATACTATCTGAAAGCTTTTGGCTTTCTTGTTATGCTGTCATCTGCCTAATATTTATCGCTCAATGGCTTCCAACTTTAAAAAAGACTTGTGTTAAACAAAGTTATTTATGGCAACTACTAAAATTGCAATGCTTATTAACATTTTTATTATTACCGATACAATTCTTTATTTTTAATGGGATTAGTAGCGTTGCAATTATTGCTAATCTTATTGCGATCCCAATTATTTCTTTAATTACATTTCCTTTCATATTAATTATGATGATTATGAGCTTTTTTGATTGCTCTTACCTAGCTATTTGGTTTGCTATCATGGCTGATCTTTCTTTAAATGGAATATTTTATCTTTTAGAAAAACTATCTGGTTATTGGTTATATATTTCATCTCAGTATTATTTGTTTAGCTATATTGGATGGTTGATATTTATTTTTTACCGTGTCGGTATATGGCGGAGAAATAAGATATTGTTTTTATTGGTAATTGTATTTATGCTTTCCCCTGTAATAAAGCAAAGAGCAGAGCAGTGGCAGATCGATATGTTAGACGTTGGCCATGGATTAGCTATAGTGATACGAAAAGGTAGTTCGGCTATTTTGTATGATACTGGCGCTAAATGGCAAAATGGTTCTGCCGCAGAGCAAATTATCTTACCATTTATAAGATGGCATAATCTTTCTATTGAGGGGATTATAATTAGTCATGAACATAATGATCATATTGGCGGCTTAACAACTATTAAGATGCACTATCCTGATGCTTGGGTAATGAGTTCATCAACTAAGTTAAATAATGACTATCTTTGTAAAAGTGGCAATACGTTTTATTGGCGCGATCTAATGCTATTAATATTATGGCCAAATGAATTAAGTGAATCAACTTTAAATGCACAATCATGTGTTGTAAAGATTTCTGATGGAAAAAACACTATTTTATTAACCGGTGATTTAGAAAAAAAACAAGAACAGCAATTAATTCTACATCACAAAGAATTACTATTTTCAACAATATTACAAATTCCACATCATGGTAGTAATACTTCATCTCATTATGCTTTTTTAGCTAAAGTAAATCCTAAAATTTCTATTGGTTCAATATCTCGCTACAATCCTTGGAAGTTACCTGCTAAGAAAGTACTAAATCGCTATAATGAACTTAAACTAGATTATTATTTAACTAGCTATTTTGGGCAAGTGTCAATATTATTTTATCCTGATAAATTAGTTGTTAATACGATGCGACGTGAAATAAAATCTCGTTGGTATCATGATTGGTTTGGTGCTTTACCTAATTAG
- a CDS encoding CoA pyrophosphatase, producing MITISNIINKIESNSITADLKDNAAVLIPIIYVNNQLHLLFEVRSSTLKWQPGDICFPGGKMEWIDNSPIDTAIRETSEELGIAENTIKIYGQLPSFLSNIGLKIYPVVGELASLELNINKNEVSNTFSVPIEWFIKNKPIETIIEVAHKPTDNFPFHLIPNYTKIWQKRSQHNIYVYHYENYVIWGLTAQIIRLFLKTIS from the coding sequence ATGATTACGATAAGTAATATTATTAATAAAATAGAAAGTAATAGCATAACAGCTGATCTCAAAGATAATGCCGCGGTACTTATTCCTATTATTTATGTAAATAACCAACTCCACTTATTATTTGAAGTTAGATCTTCAACGCTTAAATGGCAGCCTGGCGATATTTGTTTTCCTGGTGGCAAAATGGAATGGATTGATAACTCGCCCATTGATACCGCTATTCGTGAAACCAGTGAGGAATTAGGCATTGCTGAAAATACCATTAAAATATATGGTCAATTGCCCTCTTTCTTATCGAATATTGGTTTAAAAATTTATCCTGTAGTTGGCGAGTTAGCATCATTAGAACTAAATATAAATAAAAACGAAGTTTCTAATACTTTTAGTGTACCAATTGAATGGTTTATTAAAAATAAGCCAATTGAAACAATAATCGAAGTAGCACACAAACCCACCGATAATTTTCCATTTCACTTAATACCAAATTACACTAAAATATGGCAAAAGCGTTCGCAACATAATATTTATGTCTATCATTATGAAAATTATGTTATTTGGGGATTAACTGCACAAATAATACGATTATTTTTAAAAACTATAAGCTAA
- a CDS encoding FAD-dependent oxidoreductase, producing MSDFSAIFQPITIKRTTIRNRIVMPPIGTNFATLSGEFVDDHLQYYEQRAKGGTGLIILENVCIDYPYGTNGTTQLRIDNDQYIPGFYRFTERMHKHGATVAVQINHAGASAYFGRLNGLQPISSSNVPSKTGGNAPRPMSVDEILYVVKQYGLAASRVQRAGFDAVEIHAGHSYLLSQFLSPLFNKRTDEFGGSVENRSRIVRMVIDEIRKNVGPNFLIMLRVSADDFIEGGNSLADTLEVLEYLNDQVDIFDVSAAQNDTLFLQIDQMNLPDGWRSYMAKAVKDKFNKPTITSGNFRDPSIIAKTLADGHADFVVMGRGLIAEPYWVEKVKNNEIDTLRRCISCNIGCADHRIAKSKPIRCTVNPDIISYEDYKRYQVNKPLNIVVIGGGSAGLEAAATAAEVGCNVTLYEEKSFLGGLSIIISRFPYKRRIADLPKFLINRINKLPNVKVHLNTKATPDMIANHNPDLVIAATGAKALLPPIKGLHEELGKKNRKVFSIFDLMDNFEYFTNIPDKKIVVIGGGAVGLDVIEYFSENKAKSSTIVEMQTALAKDLDVIGRLSMMKMIDDNKVNVKLETILQEVKPDHFVVSKNGQQEVLEFDYGFVCLGLTPITQFIDEFRAHADKNNYLFQQIGDSKQARKLIDGMREARDIVALIQSIERTKAHEIRGVDINKPL from the coding sequence ATGAGCGATTTTTCTGCAATATTTCAACCAATAACTATTAAACGTACGACAATTCGAAATCGAATTGTAATGCCTCCAATCGGGACTAATTTTGCTACTTTAAGTGGTGAATTTGTTGATGACCATTTGCAATATTATGAACAACGAGCAAAAGGAGGCACAGGCCTTATTATCTTAGAAAATGTCTGTATCGATTATCCGTATGGAACGAATGGCACAACACAATTAAGAATTGATAACGATCAATACATTCCTGGGTTTTATCGTTTTACCGAACGTATGCATAAACATGGTGCAACAGTCGCAGTACAAATTAACCATGCTGGCGCATCAGCTTATTTTGGGCGCTTGAATGGTTTACAGCCAATTTCATCGTCAAATGTACCGTCTAAAACTGGTGGTAATGCGCCAAGGCCTATGTCTGTAGATGAAATTCTTTATGTTGTAAAGCAGTATGGTTTGGCTGCATCAAGGGTACAACGAGCAGGATTTGATGCAGTCGAAATTCACGCAGGTCATTCATATTTACTTAGTCAATTTTTATCACCATTATTCAATAAACGAACCGATGAATTTGGTGGTAGTGTAGAAAATCGCTCAAGAATTGTCAGAATGGTGATTGACGAAATTCGTAAAAATGTTGGTCCAAATTTTTTAATCATGCTGCGAGTAAGCGCAGATGATTTTATTGAAGGTGGTAATAGTTTAGCCGATACGCTAGAAGTACTTGAATATTTAAATGATCAAGTCGATATCTTTGATGTATCAGCAGCTCAAAACGATACTTTATTTTTACAAATTGATCAGATGAATTTACCTGATGGTTGGCGCTCATATATGGCTAAAGCAGTAAAAGATAAATTTAATAAACCAACAATAACCTCTGGTAATTTTCGAGATCCGAGCATTATTGCTAAAACATTAGCTGATGGCCATGCCGATTTTGTTGTTATGGGGCGTGGGCTTATTGCCGAGCCGTATTGGGTTGAAAAAGTTAAGAATAATGAAATTGATACGTTAAGGCGTTGTATTTCATGTAATATTGGTTGTGCCGATCACCGTATTGCAAAGTCTAAACCAATTCGTTGTACCGTTAATCCTGATATTATTAGTTATGAAGACTATAAACGTTATCAAGTTAATAAACCGTTAAATATCGTAGTAATTGGTGGTGGTTCAGCAGGGCTTGAAGCCGCAGCTACTGCGGCAGAAGTTGGTTGTAATGTGACATTATATGAAGAAAAATCATTCTTAGGTGGATTATCTATTATTATTTCACGTTTCCCTTATAAACGCAGAATCGCTGATTTACCCAAATTTTTGATTAATCGCATTAATAAATTACCTAACGTTAAAGTGCATCTTAATACTAAAGCAACCCCTGATATGATAGCTAATCACAATCCTGATTTAGTCATTGCAGCAACCGGAGCAAAGGCTTTACTTCCACCAATTAAAGGTTTACATGAAGAGTTAGGTAAGAAAAATCGCAAAGTTTTTTCTATCTTTGATTTAATGGATAATTTCGAATATTTTACTAATATTCCTGATAAAAAAATTGTTGTTATTGGTGGTGGGGCTGTTGGCCTTGATGTCATTGAGTATTTTTCAGAAAATAAAGCAAAAAGTTCAACTATTGTAGAAATGCAAACTGCTCTTGCTAAAGATCTTGATGTTATTGGTCGTTTATCAATGATGAAAATGATTGATGATAATAAAGTCAATGTTAAGCTCGAAACTATTTTGCAAGAAGTTAAACCGGATCACTTTGTCGTAAGTAAAAATGGCCAGCAAGAAGTGCTTGAATTTGATTATGGTTTTGTTTGTTTAGGGTTAACGCCAATCACACAGTTTATTGATGAATTTAGAGCCCATGCGGACAAAAATAATTATCTATTCCAACAAATAGGGGATAGTAAACAAGCGAGAAAATTAATCGATGGGATGCGGGAGGCACGTGATATTGTTGCACTTATTCAATCAATTGAACGCACTAAAGCGCACGAAATTCGAGGCGTTGATATCAATAAACCATTGTAA
- a CDS encoding single-stranded DNA-binding protein encodes MANRGINKVILVGNLGQDPEVRYLPNGGAVANISIATSETWKDKQTGEQKDKTEWHRVVIFGKLAEIAGEYLKKGSQVYIEGQLQTRKWQDQSGQDKYTTEVVVNIGGTLQILGGRGTNSTDDAPQQNWGQSSNNSSSAPSRQAPAQKAPANEPPMDFDDDIPF; translated from the coding sequence ATGGCAAATCGGGGAATAAATAAAGTTATTTTAGTTGGTAATTTAGGACAAGATCCTGAAGTCCGTTATTTACCTAATGGTGGTGCTGTTGCGAATATAAGTATTGCCACTTCTGAAACGTGGAAAGACAAACAAACAGGTGAACAAAAAGATAAAACCGAATGGCACCGAGTTGTCATCTTTGGTAAACTTGCTGAAATTGCTGGTGAATATCTAAAAAAAGGTTCACAAGTATATATTGAAGGTCAGCTACAAACACGTAAGTGGCAAGATCAATCTGGTCAAGATAAATATACAACTGAGGTTGTGGTTAATATTGGTGGTACTCTACAAATTCTTGGTGGACGTGGTACTAATTCTACCGATGATGCCCCACAACAAAATTGGGGACAGAGCTCAAACAATAGCTCATCAGCTCCTTCACGACAAGCTCCGGCTCAAAAAGCGCCAGCTAACGAACCACCAATGGATTTTGATGACGATATACCGTTTTAG
- the ubiG gene encoding bifunctional 2-polyprenyl-6-hydroxyphenol methylase/3-demethylubiquinol 3-O-methyltransferase UbiG — protein sequence MSHNIDTKEIDKFSQLADEWWDPNGKCKPLHIINPLRVEYIKQHCGEDLIGKNLLDVGCGGGILSESLAQLGANVTGLDLAEASLNVADNHAKQNHLVINYIKSSIEEHAQQAQKQYDIITCMELLEHVPDPKSIINACAKLLKPQGKLFLSTINRNYKAKLLLIYGAEYISRLVPKGTHDFERFIRPSELMEMVSLARLQTTDIIGMEYHLLKNQFLLGKNIDVNYILMAEK from the coding sequence ATGTCACACAATATTGATACAAAAGAAATTGATAAATTTTCACAATTAGCCGATGAGTGGTGGGATCCAAATGGCAAATGTAAACCTTTACACATCATAAATCCATTGCGTGTTGAATATATCAAACAACATTGTGGTGAAGATCTAATAGGTAAAAATTTGCTTGACGTTGGCTGTGGTGGGGGTATTTTATCAGAAAGCCTAGCACAGCTTGGTGCTAACGTTACTGGTCTTGATTTAGCTGAAGCGTCACTAAATGTAGCCGATAACCATGCCAAACAAAATCATCTTGTAATCAATTATATTAAATCTTCAATTGAAGAACATGCGCAGCAAGCACAAAAACAATACGATATTATTACCTGTATGGAATTATTAGAACATGTGCCTGACCCAAAATCCATTATTAATGCTTGTGCGAAACTACTTAAACCACAGGGAAAACTCTTTTTATCAACAATAAATCGTAATTATAAAGCTAAATTATTACTCATTTATGGTGCTGAATATATTAGTCGATTGGTACCGAAAGGAACTCACGATTTTGAACGTTTCATTCGGCCTTCCGAACTTATGGAGATGGTTTCACTTGCAAGGTTACAAACGACCGATATTATCGGTATGGAATATCACCTTCTTAAAAATCAGTTTTTGCTTGGAAAGAATATTGACGTGAATTATATTTTAATGGCTGAAAAATAA
- the lpxK gene encoding tetraacyldisaccharide 4'-kinase, which translates to MITKIWSGENKLYWLLIPFSIIYGIVVFIRKAMYKLRIFKSWKAPVPVIIVGNLSVGGNGKTPVVVYLVEQLLARGYRVGVVSRGYGGKSSSYPVVVTNDTPAHIVGDEPVLVYQRTGVPFAVAPKRSDAVKALLTRYPIDIIITDDGLQHYSLKRDIEIVVVDGKRDFGNGWYLPAGPMRESISRLNHIDYLIINGESNKAYTNAYSMELVPNEAINLLTKERKPISQLANICAMAGIGDPNRFFTMLKKQHVDLVNTVSYMDHQSYSKEQLLKLANPSQILLMTEKDAVKCEEFAQSNWWYLPINAVLPAQFIENLLDKIN; encoded by the coding sequence ATGATCACCAAAATCTGGTCAGGAGAAAATAAGCTATATTGGCTGCTAATTCCTTTTTCCATAATATATGGAATAGTTGTATTTATTCGTAAAGCGATGTACAAATTAAGGATATTCAAATCATGGAAAGCCCCTGTTCCAGTTATTATTGTCGGTAACTTATCTGTTGGGGGGAATGGTAAAACGCCTGTTGTTGTTTATTTAGTTGAGCAATTATTAGCAAGAGGTTATCGTGTCGGTGTAGTATCTCGTGGCTATGGTGGTAAAAGCTCAAGTTACCCGGTTGTTGTTACTAACGATACTCCTGCACATATAGTTGGTGATGAACCAGTTTTGGTATACCAACGCACTGGCGTACCTTTTGCTGTTGCACCTAAACGTAGTGATGCAGTAAAAGCTTTATTGACCCGTTATCCTATTGATATCATTATAACTGACGATGGCTTACAACATTATTCGTTAAAGCGAGATATAGAGATTGTTGTCGTTGATGGTAAACGTGATTTTGGTAATGGGTGGTATTTGCCTGCAGGACCAATGCGAGAATCAATATCTCGTTTAAATCATATCGATTATTTGATTATTAATGGTGAAAGTAATAAAGCTTATACCAACGCATATTCTATGGAATTAGTACCTAATGAGGCAATTAATCTTTTAACAAAAGAGCGAAAACCCATTAGTCAATTAGCTAATATTTGTGCAATGGCTGGTATTGGTGATCCAAATCGATTTTTTACCATGCTTAAAAAACAACATGTTGATTTAGTAAACACTGTATCTTATATGGATCATCAAAGTTACTCGAAGGAGCAACTATTAAAATTAGCTAATCCAAGTCAGATACTGTTAATGACAGAAAAAGATGCTGTTAAATGTGAAGAATTCGCTCAAAGCAATTGGTGGTATTTACCTATTAATGCCGTGTTACCCGCTCAATTTATTGAAAACTTATTGGATAAAATCAATTAA
- a CDS encoding DUF2461 domain-containing protein, producing the protein MTQFMGFSQAGLNFLQEVKKQNSREWFADNRAIYDNELVKPFRLLVEQLTSGMLAIDEWFETKPAIGKTISRINRDTRFSHDKSLYRSHLWLTFKRPSKDWKESPVYFFEIAPDMYRYGLGYYCAPKQTMDIFRSEINQDPNKFLDVVRCVKKPFELVGEKYKRPLIKDQLEQIATWYNRKDFAVIATSNQIEDLFKPDLAKKLLKGFKQLTPLYSYLMRVEIIKTIPTL; encoded by the coding sequence ATGACTCAATTTATGGGATTTTCTCAGGCTGGATTAAATTTTTTACAAGAGGTTAAAAAACAAAATAGCCGAGAGTGGTTTGCTGATAATCGAGCTATTTATGATAATGAGTTAGTCAAACCTTTTCGTTTATTAGTTGAACAATTAACATCAGGGATGCTAGCGATTGATGAGTGGTTCGAAACCAAGCCTGCTATTGGTAAAACAATTTCAAGGATTAATAGAGATACACGTTTTTCTCATGATAAATCACTATACCGAAGCCATCTTTGGTTAACATTCAAAAGACCAAGCAAGGATTGGAAAGAATCGCCTGTCTATTTCTTTGAAATAGCTCCTGATATGTATCGTTACGGGCTTGGCTATTATTGTGCTCCCAAACAAACTATGGATATTTTTAGAAGTGAAATTAACCAAGATCCTAATAAATTTCTAGATGTTGTCCGCTGTGTAAAAAAACCGTTTGAACTTGTCGGCGAAAAGTACAAAAGGCCTTTGATTAAAGATCAGCTTGAACAAATTGCAACGTGGTATAACCGTAAGGATTTTGCAGTTATTGCTACAAGTAATCAAATAGAGGATCTCTTTAAGCCTGATTTAGCGAAAAAACTACTAAAGGGCTTTAAGCAACTAACTCCACTTTATAGTTATCTCATGCGTGTTGAAATAATTAAAACGATCCCTACATTGTGA